In Candidatus Neomarinimicrobiota bacterium, the genomic stretch CTCACAAACACCAAACTCAATACTACTGTATAAAAAATTCTCTGTTTTATAATTATTATGTTCAACGAGTTAAATTATATTTTACAATAAATGCAGTTTTATGAAGGTTGGACCCAATATATTAAAAAATCTGTCTCCTCGACCCAAGGTGATAAGAAAATTGTTAGGCTATCTAGCAATGCTGCTGTTTTCAACATTAACTAAAACAAAAGCTAGAGGCCGACACAATCTTCCCCCAAAGGGACCCTTTATTGTTGTGGTGAACCATTTTAGTCTTATAGATGGGGCTTTTGTTGTGTATGGTTTGCTCCGACCCGGCATTTTTCTAATGGCGAGCGACCAACATGTGGATTGGTTTTATTTTTGGGCCCCATGGTTGTATGGATTAATTCCGCTGGATCGCGAACAACTCGCACCGTCAGTTATTAAACAGGCGATATCTGCCATTAAAAATGGTGAAATACTTGTTATTTTTCCTGAAGCAACTTCAAACTCAACCCAGCTTCGTCATGCAAAAAAAGGTGCAGCCTATTTATCTGCAGTAACAAAAGTTCCGGTTGTTCCCATGAGCCTAGAAGGAACAACTAACGCATGGAAAAGCATTTTCCGCGGAATTCGACCTACGATAAAAATTAGTATAGGGAAAAAATTTGGCCCGGTTAATTTGAAAAAATATGGAAAATCAAAAGACGAAGCACTTAAAAATTTTGGTGATGAAATAATGTGTAGAATTGCAGCGCTCATGCCAGAAAAACATCATGGTGTTTTTAAGGGAAACCGTCGGATAAAAGATATTCGAATAGAAAACGATCGGTGAAAGTGAATACAGTTATTTAAGTAAAAGCGCTTTTTGTGTCTCAATGTAATCACCGATCTGTAACCGTATAAAATACACGCCGCTTTGTTTTTTTGATGCATCCCAAATAATTTCATGCTCTCCATTAGCGAGCTCAGCATTCATCAAATTTTGCACCAATCGTCCACCTATATCAAAAATTTGTAAAGTTGTGTGTGACATTCCAGGCCCAATATTAAAACGGATAGTTGCTACCGGATTAAATGGATTGGGATAAACAGGCATTAATGAAAAAGATTTTGGTACATTATTCTCTTCATCAATAGATACATTATACTCCACATTTTTCAAAATCCAATTATCTGGGTCCAAAATAATATCATCAATAATGGTTCCAAAACCACCCACATGATATACTTGTGACGCCTCAAAATTATCCACCACAATATGACTATCTACATTTGTACCAGTAATGTATAAATCAATAGGCATGTGAAAATATCCAGTAGTTTGTAATTGATCAATTTGGATAAAATACCCATCCGCCGGATCAGCTGTCCAGGAAATTGCATATTCGGGATAGCCACTTCCATAAATCCATTGCTGAAAGAAATCATTCAAATCAAGACCGGAAACATCTTCAGCCACAGCTTGAAAGTCTTCAGTGGTCGCCGAAGCGTATGCCAACGAATCATTAGAAGAATAGGAATGTAAAATTTCGAAAAATGTACTATTACCCACAACATGCCGGAGCATATGAACAACCCAGCCTGCTTTATTATAAGACAACCCACCATGAAAAATATCACTCACATTTTCAGGGTTTTCTACATAAATCGTTCCCGGACCATAATAAGTATGGTTAGACATATATGTTTTATACGCTTCTTCGCCACCCGTATGTTCTTCCCAAAGTGCTTCACCATAACGAGCGAATCCTTCGTTCAACCAAATGTGATGAAAACTCGCACATGTGATTAAATCCCCCCACCATTGGTGAGCCAACTCGTGAGCAATGAGCCATTCGGAATGACCTCCCATACTCGTCAGCGTTTGATGTTCCATTCCCCCTCCCCAGCCAAAATCAGCATGTCCATATTTTTCGTTGAGAAATGGATATTCGCCATATTTTTCAGCAAATAGAGTAATCATATCTTTGGTTTTCAAATAATTGGCGTGAGAAACATTATAATTCTCGGGATAAACGTAAAAATCAATTGGCATAGAATCACCAGATACCGAAATATAATAATCCTGCCAAACGGTGTAAGGATAAATCGCCAAGGACACCAAATATGTGCAAATCGGATACGACTCTTTCCAATGATACTCTTTTCTATTGTTTGAGAGATTTGTTTCAGATACAAGTATTCCATTTGAAGCGACAATTTGATTTCCCGGAACATTGATGATGATATCAACCGAATCCGCCTTATCTGAGGGATCGTCTTTGCTGGGCCACCAGTTGCGCGCTCCGTATGGCTCAGACAGTGTCCAAACATGGTCAATACCATTATGTTCATCAAAAACAAATGATCCGAAATCTGATTCGGGCGGAGAACCGTGATAATAAACGGTTACTTGAAATTCATAACCCTCGGGAATTGTCACACCCGCTGGAATTTTAATTAGGTTATTTTCATGGACGAAATTTGTCAGATGATTGGAAAGGTAAATAGAATCAACCGTCATAGCGGTGGTAAAGTCTAATTCAATAGAATCGGGTTGTTGAAACCCAACTCCACCCCGAATTTGAACCTCTCCATAAATTTGATGAGGAAGACCAAAATCAATGTTTAATTCTATTCGATAATAAGTAACATCAAATTTTTCCTGATTTTCAGTCATTGTTGAACGATGATGAAGTAGGCGTTTGCTTGTCAGGACACGCGAGCAATAATTAGTTGATTTATCTGTCTGCGGGTAGGCATTAAAAGAAAACAATAAAAATGTGAAAAATATTCCCCGCCGCATGAATTCAATTTACTCAGATTCAGGTATATACTTCAATGGTAGGCCCTTACCAGAAAAACGTCATGGTGCTAATCAATAACGAAAGTAATCCCAATCATTTAAAAATCAGAATGCTCAATGATTTAGAGTAATAATGATCAATCCAAATAATGTTATTAATCCACCCACCGCCCACAGTAACCCAATTGGCTCTCCAAAAACAGCATAAGCAAGTCCGGATGCTATGATGGGCTCTCCAAGCGGGAAAGACGCCACGATTGTTGGTCTCATAAATTTAAGAGCATGGTTATATAGCCCGTGCCCTATCACCGTAGGAAACAATCCCAAGGCCGTAAGCCAAACAATATCAACGGGTTTGATGTTTGCAACACCATCCCCAAAAAATAATGACCCCAAAAACAGTGGAAGCGCAGCGGATAGAAACAGGGTTCTAATGTAAACAATAGATTCTGTGTTCTGTCGAATTTTTTCAGATAATAGCCACACCGCAGAAATTAACACAGATCCTATAATCGCAAATCCGATTCCAATGACATGATTGGTATTTACATTTATTTGGTTTGAAAACACAAGGGTCAAGCCTGCGAACGCACATAAAAGGCCGAAAATTATTTTTTTATTCCATTGACGTTTTAGATAAAATCGCTCCACCAATGCGGTAAATAATGGTGGAATGGTTGAAAACAAAGTAGCATTAGCAACGGTTGTTAATTTGACTGCTTGGAAAAAACAGGCAAAATGAAGCCCAAGCAAAACTCCCGTTAAAACAATCGTTCCTCTATATCCATTTTTTATAGACCCTTGTGAACGTATTCCACTATATGCCCACAAAAATCCTGCTGCAATTAGCACCCTCCAAAACGCAATAACCACCGGATTTAATTCTGGCACCATCCGTGCCAATACAGCCGCCGAACTTGTGGCAAAAAGTGCAAGGATAAGCAGTAAAATAATGTTTTTGTTCATAATGGAATTTGATGACTGTGGAACAATTAGAAACATGTAAATTATATTACTCTTATGAAGTACAAAATTCCCCGAATAATACATCTATGTATTTATTTTATTCTGTTAGCGCCTGGATTTTCACACCACATTAATGAGGACAAAGCGTTTAATCTGGTTAAAGATTTATTTAAACACTCATCTGTTCCAAAATCTTTTCTGGACAGCGCCTTTTCTAATCCGGATATAAAAATACACGAAGAAATCGTTGAAAAGTTCAACCACCCATGGGAGAAAAAAGATTTTCCATCATACCGAAAATTGTTTGTTACAGAGTCGAGAATTCAAAAAGGAACAGAATTTTATTTAAAGAACAAGCCTATTTTATATGCAGTGTCAGATAGTTTTTCTGTAGATCCCTTTCTCATACTAAGCATTGCCGGCATAGAAAGCAATTATGGGGTACATCATGCACAGTATTCTGTTTTTAATGCGCTTTACACTATTATTCACCGCCTTCCAAGAAAAGAAAAATGGGCAGCAAAAGAATTGTATCACTTCTTAAAACTATGTCATGAAAATAGTATGGACCCTCAGGATATTTCAGGATCATATGCCGGCGCATTTGGGTTTGGGCAGTTTATTCCCTCGAGCTTTAGCATGTTTTCTGTGGATTTTGACAACGATGGCCTGCGCCACCACTTAGAGTGGCCAGATGTTCTCGGAAGCATTGCTAATTATCTAAAAAAGAACGGGTATAAAGGAACAGATTTTTCAAAAGATAAGCCGATTTGGAAATCGGTTTGGGCTTACAATCATTCTGAAAATTATGTACGGGCGGTGTTAGACCTAAGAGATGAATTGAAGAAAAACATTGAAAACACCCAACAAGCGATCGAGGGGAAAGATTAGCCGGTATATTTCACCATCAAGACGGTAATATCGTCAGATTGTTCTGCGCTACCGACGAAGGAATTAATATCGTCCAAACTCCCAGACACAATTTCAGTTGATTTTTTTCCGGCGGTTGAGCGCAGATATTCTTCCAATCTTTCATAAGAATACTCATTTCCACCGGCGTCCATTGCTTCGTTAACTCCGTCTGTATATAAATACATAGAATCACCCTTTTCCAGTGTAATGGTTTTTACTCCAAAATCCATGTCACCCATTACACCAAGCGCAATACCTTCCGTGCCATCCAACTGTTCATTTGTTCCATCTTCGCGCACAATATAGGGTGGATTATGTCCACCATTCGAGTAATGAACTTCCCCAGTTTTAGTGTTTAAAATTCCGTAAAAAATAGTACAAAACATGCCCTGATCATTGTCTTTGCTAAGATCGTTATTCGCCCGAAATAAAATATCAGAAGGCTCAACCCCCGGGATTGTGCTTGCTGCAACATGTGTTTTAGTAACAGCCATAAACAATGCTGCAGGCACACCTTTCCCGGAAACGTCTCCAATCACGAAACAAAGGTGCTCTTCATCTATGAGGAAAAAATCGTAGAAATCGCCTCCAACTTCTTTTGCCGGGATTATACTTGCAAATAAATCAAAATCATCTCTATCGGGGAAGGCGGGGAAATTTTTTGGTAGCATCCCCATTTGAATATCAGCTGCAAGTTTGAGCGACTCCTGAATGCGTTGTTTTTCAACAAATGCAACCAAAAGCTGTGCCCTTTGGATGGCCACCCCGGCCTGAACTGATAGTGCCTCTAATAAATTTTCATCTTGAGAACCAAAAGATTCACCATCCTTTTTATTAAGAACCTGAACCACTCCAACAAGATTGCCTTCATTATTCATCATTGGCATACAAAGTACAGACTTGGTTCGGTAATTGGTTTTTTTATCAAATTCAGGATTAAACCGATCATCATCATAAGCATCGATTATATTGGCCGTTTTTAGAGTTTTTGCCACATCGCCGGCGATTCCTATTCCAACGGGGAATCGGATTTCTTTTTCGTCAAGCCCTTCAGCAACCTTACTCCATAACTCGTTGGTTGATTCGTCATAAATAAAAAGACTGCTCCTGTCCGCATCCATGACCTCAGTCGTTTTTTGTAGAATTATAGGCAGAAGATTATCAAGCTGCATTTCACCGCCAAGTGCCTTAGCAACTTCAAGAAGTGCATTCAAATTTCTTACTTGGTGGTTTTCGCTCATTATAATCGCCTTTTAAGCTGCTTCTGCGCCGGTTGCTTGGTCAGATGTGATTGTGAATATGGGAGTAAATCCTGAAATGTCGAACACTTCCTTTATATGGTCACTCATTGAACATAGCACAAAAGATCCTCCTGAAGATTTGAGTTTTTTTGCCGCCATCAGAAAAACCCTAAGCCCCGCACTTGAAATATAGTCAATCTCTTTTAAATCAATAACAAACCTAGTTTCCCCTCGGTCCAAAACTTCTACAATTTTATCCTCGAATTCACCGGACGTGTTAGTATCAATTCTTCCCACGGGTTCTAAAATGATGACTTCCCCCTCTTTTTTATCTCGTATTTCCATGAATTTGTTTCCTTATTTTTGTTTTAATGATTTCAGATTAGTTCCTTAATCATTATAAAATGATTTTTATTTCCTTCGGTAAAATAATCAACATGTGACATAAGTTTTTTTACCAAAAACACTCCAAGCCCTCCAATTGGCTTATCATCAACCGACAGCGATGTGTCGGGATCTTCACGTTCCAACATATTGTAGGATTTTCCGTCGTCCACAATTTCTACTTTCAAATTATTTTTGTCCACGTCGAAAAGAATTTCAATAGTATGTTCACCATCATCTTCATATCCGTAATTCACAATATTGGTCAAAAGTTCGTCAAGAGCCATTTGTATATCATGGACTACTTTTTCAGAAAGTTGGTTTTCCTCCCCAAAGCGATCAAAAGATTTTCGCACATGATCAATGCGGTCTTGATCGTTTGGAATCTGTATAGATTGATGTGCGCTCATTACCCCACAATTTATTGATTGTTTTGATTAGGTAAAACAGGATAAAATAATTGGACAATTCGAGGGAATTCCCCAGGTAAATAATAATTGAGGGTTTGTGTTCCCCATCACATACATGTATTTGAAAATCTTATTATTTTCTTGTACAAAAAGTAAAACCATAATAAACTTGGTTTTACAATCAGTGAAACAGACAAATAGGCAGGAGGTCTATAAAATGGCAAGTAAATTAAATGATAGTGGTAATAATAATACCAAACTGCTAGTTGGCATAGGTGTTGTCGTTGTGGCAATTGCGCTGGTAGTGATGAACTATCCTCCAGGCGAAGACGGTCTTTCCGGAACGATTGGAAAACGCCGTGCAGCGAAAGGACAGTTTAAAGAAGGAGATGCTCGTTTAGGCGAAGGGGCCAGCGTCAGCCGGCTTATGCAGGACCAGGGTTTCAAAACTTTGGTAACCAGCGCAGAGTTCCAAAGCATGACGCAAAATCCAGCATTTATGAGCATGCTCTCTAGTGGAGAATTTCAGGCTTTACTTGGGAATGCTGAATTTGCAGCTTCCCTAAAATCCGGTAAGCTCAGCGAAATGGAAAAAGGCGGCGAAAT encodes the following:
- a CDS encoding 1-acyl-sn-glycerol-3-phosphate acyltransferase, with protein sequence MKVGPNILKNLSPRPKVIRKLLGYLAMLLFSTLTKTKARGRHNLPPKGPFIVVVNHFSLIDGAFVVYGLLRPGIFLMASDQHVDWFYFWAPWLYGLIPLDREQLAPSVIKQAISAIKNGEILVIFPEATSNSTQLRHAKKGAAYLSAVTKVPVVPMSLEGTTNAWKSIFRGIRPTIKISIGKKFGPVNLKKYGKSKDEALKNFGDEIMCRIAALMPEKHHGVFKGNRRIKDIRIENDR
- a CDS encoding T9SS type A sorting domain-containing protein, translated to MRRGIFFTFLLFSFNAYPQTDKSTNYCSRVLTSKRLLHHRSTMTENQEKFDVTYYRIELNIDFGLPHQIYGEVQIRGGVGFQQPDSIELDFTTAMTVDSIYLSNHLTNFVHENNLIKIPAGVTIPEGYEFQVTVYYHGSPPESDFGSFVFDEHNGIDHVWTLSEPYGARNWWPSKDDPSDKADSVDIIINVPGNQIVASNGILVSETNLSNNRKEYHWKESYPICTYLVSLAIYPYTVWQDYYISVSGDSMPIDFYVYPENYNVSHANYLKTKDMITLFAEKYGEYPFLNEKYGHADFGWGGGMEHQTLTSMGGHSEWLIAHELAHQWWGDLITCASFHHIWLNEGFARYGEALWEEHTGGEEAYKTYMSNHTYYGPGTIYVENPENVSDIFHGGLSYNKAGWVVHMLRHVVGNSTFFEILHSYSSNDSLAYASATTEDFQAVAEDVSGLDLNDFFQQWIYGSGYPEYAISWTADPADGYFIQIDQLQTTGYFHMPIDLYITGTNVDSHIVVDNFEASQVYHVGGFGTIIDDIILDPDNWILKNVEYNVSIDEENNVPKSFSLMPVYPNPFNPVATIRFNIGPGMSHTTLQIFDIGGRLVQNLMNAELANGEHEIIWDASKKQSGVYFIRLQIGDYIETQKALLLK
- a CDS encoding DMT family transporter — its product is MNKNIILLLILALFATSSAAVLARMVPELNPVVIAFWRVLIAAGFLWAYSGIRSQGSIKNGYRGTIVLTGVLLGLHFACFFQAVKLTTVANATLFSTIPPLFTALVERFYLKRQWNKKIIFGLLCAFAGLTLVFSNQINVNTNHVIGIGFAIIGSVLISAVWLLSEKIRQNTESIVYIRTLFLSAALPLFLGSLFFGDGVANIKPVDIVWLTALGLFPTVIGHGLYNHALKFMRPTIVASFPLGEPIIASGLAYAVFGEPIGLLWAVGGLITLFGLIIITLNH
- a CDS encoding lytic murein transglycosylase, which produces MKYKIPRIIHLCIYFILLAPGFSHHINEDKAFNLVKDLFKHSSVPKSFLDSAFSNPDIKIHEEIVEKFNHPWEKKDFPSYRKLFVTESRIQKGTEFYLKNKPILYAVSDSFSVDPFLILSIAGIESNYGVHHAQYSVFNALYTIIHRLPRKEKWAAKELYHFLKLCHENSMDPQDISGSYAGAFGFGQFIPSSFSMFSVDFDNDGLRHHLEWPDVLGSIANYLKKNGYKGTDFSKDKPIWKSVWAYNHSENYVRAVLDLRDELKKNIENTQQAIEGKD
- a CDS encoding PP2C family protein-serine/threonine phosphatase, which codes for MSENHQVRNLNALLEVAKALGGEMQLDNLLPIILQKTTEVMDADRSSLFIYDESTNELWSKVAEGLDEKEIRFPVGIGIAGDVAKTLKTANIIDAYDDDRFNPEFDKKTNYRTKSVLCMPMMNNEGNLVGVVQVLNKKDGESFGSQDENLLEALSVQAGVAIQRAQLLVAFVEKQRIQESLKLAADIQMGMLPKNFPAFPDRDDFDLFASIIPAKEVGGDFYDFFLIDEEHLCFVIGDVSGKGVPAALFMAVTKTHVAASTIPGVEPSDILFRANNDLSKDNDQGMFCTIFYGILNTKTGEVHYSNGGHNPPYIVREDGTNEQLDGTEGIALGVMGDMDFGVKTITLEKGDSMYLYTDGVNEAMDAGGNEYSYERLEEYLRSTAGKKSTEIVSGSLDDINSFVGSAEQSDDITVLMVKYTG
- a CDS encoding STAS domain-containing protein: MEIRDKKEGEVIILEPVGRIDTNTSGEFEDKIVEVLDRGETRFVIDLKEIDYISSAGLRVFLMAAKKLKSSGGSFVLCSMSDHIKEVFDISGFTPIFTITSDQATGAEAA
- a CDS encoding ATP-binding protein, which produces MSAHQSIQIPNDQDRIDHVRKSFDRFGEENQLSEKVVHDIQMALDELLTNIVNYGYEDDGEHTIEILFDVDKNNLKVEIVDDGKSYNMLEREDPDTSLSVDDKPIGGLGVFLVKKLMSHVDYFTEGNKNHFIMIKELI